Proteins from one Ricinus communis isolate WT05 ecotype wild-type chromosome 9, ASM1957865v1, whole genome shotgun sequence genomic window:
- the LOC8258351 gene encoding phosphoenolpyruvate carboxylase kinase 1 — MPYLCVKTPKQRAPEKHNIHTVMSQALNREYLISEEIGRGRFGTVFKCTSRSTGHTFAVKSIDKSLTSGDTLDAQCLLSEPKILRHLSPHPHIIQLHNLYEDDTHLHMVIDLCSNQDLHSLIISSGGVLTESVARVFFIQIMRAVSHCHKYGVVHRDLKPDNILLDSRNLIKLADFGSAEVITEEGGMLNGVVGTPYYVAPEILSGREYAEKVDVWSAGVILYVMLAGFPPFYGETAVEIFDAVLRANLRFPVRSFHGVSPAVKDLLRRILCKDVFKRFSADQVLRHPWITSVGG; from the exons ATGCCATACCTATGTGTAAAGACACCAAAACAGAGAGCACCAGAAAAACACAACATACATACAGTAATGAGCCAAGCGTTAAACAGAGAGTACCTAATAAGCGAAGAAATAGGCCGTGGACGATTCGGCACCGTCTTCAAATGCACATCACGTTCCACCGGTCACACCTTCGCCGTTAAATCCATCGATAAAAGTCTCACCTCCGGCGACACGCTCGACGCACAATGCCTTCTTTCAGAACCAAAGATTCTGCGCCATCTCTCCCCGCATCCTCACATAATCCAACTTCACAATCTCTACGAAGACGACACGCATCTCCACATGGTGATAGACTTATGCTCGAACCAAGACCTCCATAGCTTAATAATCTCCAGCGGCGGCGTTCTGACCGAGAGCGTCGCCagagttttttttattcagaTAATGAGAGCGGTTTCACACTGTCATAAATACGGCGTCGTCCACCGAGATTTGAAGCCGGATAATATACTGTTGGACTCGAGGAATTTGATAAAGTTGGCCGATTTTGGATCGGCTGAGGTGATTACGGAAGAAGGAGGAATGCTAAACGGTGTTGTAGGAACGCCGTATTATGTAGCGCCTGAGATTTTGAGTGGTAGAGAGTATGCAGAGAAGGTTGATGTTTGGAGCGCTGGTGTAATTTTGTATGTAATGTTAGCTGGATTTCCTCCGTTTTATGGTGAGACTGCTGTGGAGATCTTTGATGCTGTTTTGAGAGCCAATCTTAGGTTTCCTGTCAGGTCATTTCACGGAGTCTCGCCGGCCGTTAAGGATTTGTTGAGGAGGATACTTTGTAAAGATGTTTTCAAGAGATTCTCTGCTGATCAAGTTTTAA gGCATCCATGGATAACAAGTGTAGGAGGATGA